A section of the Mesorhizobium loti genome encodes:
- the flaF gene encoding flagellar biosynthesis regulator FlaF: MYQFSYADVQSTSVSDAKDRERELLTRSIDMLAAAAVAGQASMEAVEALHFTNRVWTTFVEDLGSSDNALPKELRANLISIGLWLLREAEDIRQGRTNNFEGLIEVSQIIRDGIQ; encoded by the coding sequence ATGTACCAATTTTCCTATGCCGACGTCCAAAGCACCTCCGTCTCGGACGCCAAGGATCGTGAGCGCGAACTCCTGACCCGCTCGATCGACATGCTGGCGGCGGCGGCGGTGGCCGGCCAGGCTTCGATGGAGGCGGTGGAGGCGCTGCATTTCACCAACCGCGTCTGGACCACCTTCGTCGAGGATCTCGGCTCCAGCGACAACGCGCTACCCAAGGAATTGCGCGCCAACCTGATTTCCATCGGCCTGTGGCTGCTGCGCGAGGCCGAGGACATTCGCCAGGGCCGCACCAACAATTTCGAAGGGCTGATCGAAGTGTCCCAGATCATCCGCGACGGCATTCAATGA
- a CDS encoding ABC transporter permease yields the protein MSAHEPTTPSAPTRAGWAWRPFALTLPALVLLAAVIGYPLLTIVLRSLSEPQWGAQNYVWFFGAPINLTVLQRTFTISAWVTIVCVICAYPYAYLMTAVGPRVRLVLVLCVLIPFWVSGVVRTLSWVILLQDSGVINSLLRAAGFDGIRLIRTQTGVVIGMAQVLLPFMILPLYSVMKGIDLRLMRAAQSLGARPSRAFFTVYLPLSLPGVYAGAIIVFILALGFYITPALLGGPRSTMLSTLVQTQVLSLLQWGRGGAMGVVLLVTTFVLLALAAPVMRSRYREAGRN from the coding sequence GTGAGCGCGCACGAACCGACGACGCCATCCGCCCCGACACGGGCCGGATGGGCATGGCGGCCGTTCGCGCTCACGCTGCCGGCGCTGGTCTTGCTTGCCGCGGTGATAGGCTATCCGCTGCTCACCATCGTGCTGCGCAGCCTGTCGGAGCCGCAATGGGGCGCGCAGAACTACGTCTGGTTCTTCGGCGCGCCCATCAATCTCACGGTGCTACAGCGCACTTTCACCATCTCGGCCTGGGTGACGATCGTCTGCGTGATCTGCGCTTACCCTTACGCCTATCTGATGACCGCCGTCGGGCCGCGCGTGCGGCTCGTCCTGGTGCTCTGCGTGCTCATCCCGTTCTGGGTAAGCGGTGTCGTGCGCACGCTCTCCTGGGTGATCCTCTTGCAGGATTCGGGCGTCATCAATTCGCTGCTGCGGGCGGCCGGTTTTGACGGCATCCGGCTGATCCGTACGCAGACCGGCGTGGTTATCGGCATGGCGCAAGTGCTTCTGCCCTTCATGATCCTGCCGCTCTATTCGGTGATGAAGGGCATCGACCTCAGGCTGATGCGGGCCGCGCAAAGCCTGGGCGCGCGACCTTCGCGTGCGTTCTTTACCGTCTACCTGCCGCTGTCGCTGCCCGGCGTCTATGCCGGCGCGATCATCGTGTTCATCCTGGCGCTGGGCTTCTACATCACGCCGGCGCTGCTCGGCGGACCGCGCTCGACCATGCTGTCGACGCTGGTGCAGACCCAGGTGCTCAGCCTGCTGCAATGGGGCCGCGGCGGCGCCATGGGCGTGGTGCTGCTCGTCACCACGTTCGTGCTTCTGGCGCTCGCGGCACCCGTGATGCGCTCGCGATACCGGGAAGCGGGACGGAACTGA
- the fliQ gene encoding flagellar biosynthesis protein FliQ codes for MNEADALDIVQYAVWTVLTASAPVVLVAMAVGIGIALIQALTQVQEITLTFVPKIVAIMLVVALTGPFIGGQISAFTNVIFERIQNGF; via the coding sequence ATGAACGAGGCCGACGCACTCGACATCGTCCAGTACGCGGTGTGGACGGTGCTGACCGCCTCCGCGCCGGTTGTGCTGGTCGCCATGGCGGTCGGCATCGGCATTGCCCTCATCCAGGCGCTGACGCAGGTCCAGGAAATCACCTTGACCTTCGTGCCGAAGATCGTCGCCATCATGCTGGTGGTGGCGCTCACGGGTCCGTTCATCGGTGGCCAGATATCGGCCTTCACCAACGTCATCTTCGAGCGCATCCAGAACGGGTTCTGA
- a CDS encoding extracellular solute-binding protein, whose protein sequence is MFKSRFAGLGAILALGVVAGAAFAQDKPVAGEVKEGSLKGKTLTLVSYGGIYQDGQAAALKEFVDKSGVKLLNDGPTEIAKLQAQVESGNVTWDVVDTDDLPPYVYCGKLFQKLDLTKLDVSKIPEGQVGECSVPAMNYGVVLMYNTEKYKDNPPKSWADFFDTAKFPGVRGIDGSGSPTGGLLEQAFKVAGGDPNAMTVADIDKAIDVVRKLGPDTIFWKTGAESQQLAESGEADMLMMWTGRAMTAVKNGAKYAPAWQDWLVVMDQMTIPVGVKDTDASYALLNAYLGKHAQEVLAEQTSYTPINSDAQPKVDASVAAFLTNTPDRQKQGYKQNFKFWVPNFAVAQEKWSALMAGN, encoded by the coding sequence ATGTTTAAATCGAGATTTGCAGGCCTCGGCGCCATTCTGGCGCTTGGCGTTGTGGCCGGCGCGGCCTTTGCGCAGGACAAGCCGGTGGCGGGCGAGGTGAAGGAAGGTTCGCTCAAGGGCAAGACCCTGACGCTCGTTTCCTATGGCGGCATCTACCAGGACGGCCAGGCCGCGGCGCTGAAGGAATTCGTCGACAAGTCCGGCGTCAAGCTGCTCAATGACGGCCCGACCGAGATCGCCAAGTTGCAGGCGCAGGTCGAGTCCGGCAACGTCACCTGGGACGTTGTCGATACCGACGACCTGCCGCCTTACGTCTATTGCGGCAAGCTGTTCCAGAAGCTGGATCTGACGAAGCTCGACGTCTCGAAAATCCCGGAAGGCCAGGTCGGCGAATGCTCGGTGCCGGCGATGAACTACGGCGTCGTGCTGATGTACAACACCGAGAAGTACAAGGATAATCCGCCCAAGAGCTGGGCCGACTTCTTCGACACGGCAAAGTTCCCGGGCGTGCGCGGAATCGACGGCTCCGGCAGCCCGACCGGCGGCTTGCTCGAACAGGCGTTCAAGGTCGCCGGCGGCGATCCGAACGCGATGACGGTGGCCGATATCGACAAGGCCATCGACGTGGTCCGCAAGCTCGGCCCCGACACGATTTTCTGGAAGACGGGTGCCGAATCGCAGCAGCTCGCCGAATCCGGCGAAGCCGATATGCTGATGATGTGGACCGGCCGCGCCATGACCGCGGTCAAGAACGGCGCCAAATATGCGCCCGCCTGGCAGGATTGGCTGGTGGTGATGGACCAGATGACGATCCCAGTCGGCGTCAAGGACACGGACGCGTCCTACGCGCTGCTCAATGCCTATCTCGGCAAGCATGCCCAGGAAGTCCTGGCGGAACAGACGTCCTACACGCCGATCAACAGCGACGCGCAGCCCAAGGTCGACGCTTCCGTCGCCGCCTTCCTGACCAATACTCCGGACCGCCAGAAGCAGGGCTACAAGCAGAACTTCAAGTTCTGGGTCCCGAACTTCGCGGTGGCGCAGGAGAAGTGGTCGGCGCTGATGGCCGGCAACTGA
- a CDS encoding ABC transporter permease, producing MEMKPLTRVILGLVCLLVAIWLVAPTLVVVPMSFNENKSLAFPPQGFSWQWYQNFFTNPDWSSSFLNSLKVASVVAVLATVLGTLAAFGLDRMKAGPANLLRMLMLTPMVVPGVVLAIGIYAVYLDTHLVGTLLGFVLAHTILALPFVLIAVSASLEVFDRRLETAAASLGAGALTAFRTVTLPLILPGMLSGLLFAFATSFDEIVVSLFITNPYLKTLPVQIFASITRDADPTVAAVGTILLLATTILIGGGMLLLGHERKGRP from the coding sequence ATGGAGATGAAGCCGCTCACCCGCGTGATCCTCGGCCTCGTCTGCCTGCTGGTGGCGATATGGCTTGTCGCGCCGACCCTGGTCGTGGTGCCGATGTCGTTCAACGAGAACAAGTCGCTCGCCTTCCCGCCGCAAGGCTTCTCCTGGCAGTGGTACCAGAATTTCTTCACCAATCCTGACTGGTCGTCGAGCTTCCTCAACTCGCTGAAGGTCGCCTCGGTGGTCGCGGTACTGGCGACGGTGCTTGGCACGCTGGCGGCCTTCGGCCTTGATCGCATGAAGGCAGGGCCCGCCAACCTGTTGCGGATGCTGATGCTGACGCCGATGGTGGTGCCGGGCGTGGTGCTGGCCATCGGCATCTACGCCGTCTATCTCGACACCCATCTCGTCGGCACGCTGCTGGGCTTCGTGCTTGCCCACACCATCCTTGCTCTTCCCTTCGTGCTGATCGCGGTTTCCGCCAGTCTCGAAGTGTTCGACAGGCGCCTCGAGACGGCGGCGGCAAGCCTCGGCGCGGGAGCGCTGACCGCGTTTCGCACGGTGACGCTGCCGCTGATCCTGCCCGGCATGCTGTCCGGCCTGCTCTTTGCCTTCGCCACCTCCTTCGACGAGATCGTCGTGTCGCTGTTCATCACCAACCCCTACCTCAAGACCTTGCCCGTGCAGATATTCGCCTCGATCACGCGTGACGCCGACCCGACGGTTGCCGCCGTCGGCACGATCCTGCTTTTGGCCACCACGATCCTGATCGGCGGGGGCATGCTTCTTCTTGGCCACGAGCGGAAAGGACGCCCATGA
- the flgD gene encoding flagellar hook assembly protein FlgD, with protein MTTTIPVGANSTTTPTSKTAVDYQSFLKLLIAEMKNQDPTKPMDSTQYVAQLATFSQVEQSVQTNTKLNQIMQSSALSQADALIGRNITSADGKTTGTVASVTLGSNGLIAVLQDGTTVPVGSGVSIKPAS; from the coding sequence ATGACGACGACGATTCCGGTTGGCGCCAATTCGACGACCACGCCGACTTCGAAGACAGCGGTCGACTACCAGTCGTTCCTGAAGCTTCTGATCGCCGAGATGAAGAACCAGGACCCGACCAAGCCGATGGATTCGACGCAGTACGTCGCGCAGCTCGCCACCTTCTCGCAGGTCGAGCAATCGGTGCAGACCAACACCAAGCTCAACCAGATCATGCAGTCCTCGGCGTTGTCGCAGGCCGACGCTCTCATAGGCCGCAACATCACCTCGGCCGATGGCAAGACTACCGGCACGGTGGCTTCGGTGACGCTTGGCAGCAACGGACTGATCGCAGTGCTCCAGGATGGCACCACGGTTCCCGTCGGCTCCGGCGTGTCGATCAAGCCGGCAAGCTAG
- a CDS encoding flagellar hook-associated family protein, whose product MTSVSSAALSNAMRYQQMRMQADLVKATKESSTGKVADVGLALGGRTAQSVTFSRDLDRLNVIVDSNGLVTARLASTQTALGQLSGVAQTFLSSLTTASSGDNSDSLTQSTGQTTIQQLASILNTSVNGEYLFAGTNTDVKPINDFTAAGSTAKAAFDASFVAKFGFTPNDPAAANITTAQMDDFITNDVTPQFLGAGWQANMSNATDQQIVSRIALNETTATSTSANSDGIKKLAMAAAIVSSLMSTNISQAAKDSIVSHSQTLVGEALSGIAQVQSETGIVQKRVSDASDRMKTQVDLFERHILDLEAVDPAEAATRVADLTQHIETSFALTARLQQLSLLNYLT is encoded by the coding sequence ATGACCTCAGTTTCCTCGGCCGCCCTCTCCAATGCCATGCGCTATCAACAGATGCGCATGCAGGCCGACCTCGTCAAAGCAACGAAGGAATCATCGACTGGCAAGGTCGCCGATGTCGGCCTGGCATTGGGCGGACGCACCGCCCAATCCGTCACCTTCTCGCGCGACCTCGACCGGCTGAACGTGATCGTCGATTCCAACGGTCTGGTCACCGCCCGGCTTGCGTCGACCCAGACCGCGCTCGGCCAACTCTCCGGCGTGGCGCAGACCTTCCTGTCCAGCCTGACCACCGCGTCTTCGGGCGACAACTCCGACAGCCTGACCCAATCGACCGGGCAGACGACGATCCAGCAGCTTGCCTCGATCCTCAACACCAGTGTCAACGGCGAGTATCTGTTCGCCGGCACAAACACCGACGTCAAGCCGATCAACGATTTCACCGCCGCGGGCTCAACGGCCAAGGCCGCCTTCGATGCCTCCTTCGTCGCCAAATTCGGCTTCACGCCCAATGATCCGGCCGCCGCCAATATCACCACCGCCCAGATGGACGACTTCATCACCAATGATGTTACGCCGCAATTCCTCGGCGCGGGCTGGCAGGCCAACATGTCGAACGCCACCGACCAGCAGATCGTCAGCCGCATCGCCCTCAACGAAACCACCGCCACCTCGACCAGTGCCAACAGCGACGGCATCAAGAAGCTCGCGATGGCCGCCGCCATCGTCTCCAGCCTGATGTCCACCAACATCAGCCAGGCGGCGAAGGACAGCATCGTCAGCCACTCGCAGACACTGGTCGGCGAGGCGCTGAGCGGCATCGCCCAGGTCCAGTCCGAAACCGGCATCGTGCAGAAACGTGTCTCCGATGCCAGCGACCGCATGAAGACGCAGGTCGACCTGTTCGAACGGCACATCCTCGATCTCGAGGCCGTCGACCCGGCCGAAGCCGCGACCCGCGTCGCCGATCTGACGCAGCATATCGAGACGTCCTTCGCTCTGACGGCGCGCCTGCAGCAGCTCAGCCTGTTGAATTACCTGACCTGA
- a CDS encoding MFS transporter, whose protein sequence is MIDEKPESEGASALAPFRHGIFRAVWSASLVSNFGGLIQGVGAAWMMTTIATSPYQVALVQASTTLPIMLFALVAGAIADSFDRRKVMLVAQTFMLVVSVLLTVFTWYGLMTPWTLLAFTFLIDSGTALNSPSWQASVGDMVPRNKVPAAVALNSMGFNLTRSVGPAIGGIIVAAAGAAAAFAANAVSYIGLIVVMARWKPDVPVSTLPRESLGAAMGAGLRYVAMSPNIGKVLVRGAAFGFSAGAVLALLPLVARDVVKGDALTYGIMLGSFGIGAVGGALISVRLRQMLSSETMVRCAFAGFAVCAFNAAISHHAWQTSLGLLVGGACWVIALSHFNVTVQMATPRWVVGRVLSVYQTATFGGIALGSWIWGVVADAHGAETALIAAAIAMLAGGAIGFVLPLPQQQVLNLDPLNRFKEPHLALDLKPRSGPIAIMIEYIIRHEDEAEFLATMAERGRIRRRDGARNWTLARDLENPTIWIEHYHTPTWLEYVRHNGRITHADAMVGERLRALHSGDEPPRVRRVIERPTTAGTALVMAKGPIEH, encoded by the coding sequence ATGATTGACGAGAAACCGGAAAGCGAAGGCGCTTCGGCGCTGGCGCCCTTCCGGCATGGCATTTTCCGCGCCGTCTGGTCCGCAAGTCTCGTTTCCAATTTCGGTGGTCTGATCCAGGGCGTCGGTGCCGCCTGGATGATGACCACGATCGCCACCTCGCCCTATCAGGTCGCCCTGGTCCAGGCCTCGACCACCTTGCCGATCATGCTGTTCGCGCTTGTCGCCGGCGCCATCGCCGACAGCTTCGACCGGCGCAAGGTGATGTTGGTGGCGCAGACCTTCATGCTCGTCGTTTCGGTGCTTCTGACGGTGTTCACCTGGTATGGCCTGATGACGCCCTGGACGCTGCTCGCCTTCACCTTCCTGATCGACAGCGGCACAGCGCTCAACAGCCCATCCTGGCAAGCGTCCGTCGGCGATATGGTGCCCCGCAACAAGGTGCCCGCGGCCGTTGCGTTGAACTCCATGGGCTTCAACCTGACACGCAGCGTCGGGCCGGCGATCGGCGGCATCATTGTCGCGGCCGCCGGCGCCGCGGCCGCCTTCGCGGCGAACGCGGTCAGCTATATCGGCCTTATCGTCGTGATGGCGCGCTGGAAGCCTGACGTGCCGGTATCGACCTTGCCGCGCGAGTCGCTGGGTGCTGCCATGGGCGCCGGCCTGCGTTATGTCGCCATGTCGCCCAACATCGGCAAGGTGCTGGTCAGGGGTGCCGCCTTCGGCTTCAGCGCCGGTGCCGTCCTGGCGCTCTTGCCGCTCGTCGCGCGCGACGTCGTCAAGGGCGACGCCTTGACCTACGGCATCATGCTGGGTTCCTTCGGCATCGGTGCCGTCGGCGGCGCGCTGATCAGCGTGCGGCTGCGGCAAATGCTCTCCAGCGAGACGATGGTGCGCTGTGCCTTCGCCGGCTTCGCCGTCTGCGCCTTCAATGCCGCGATCAGCCATCACGCCTGGCAGACGTCGCTTGGCCTGCTGGTCGGCGGCGCCTGCTGGGTGATCGCGCTGTCGCACTTCAACGTCACCGTGCAGATGGCAACGCCACGCTGGGTGGTCGGCCGTGTGCTGTCGGTCTATCAGACCGCGACCTTTGGCGGCATCGCGCTGGGCAGCTGGATCTGGGGTGTCGTGGCCGATGCGCATGGCGCCGAGACGGCGCTGATCGCGGCCGCCATCGCCATGCTCGCCGGCGGCGCCATCGGATTTGTGCTACCGCTGCCGCAGCAGCAGGTGCTGAACCTCGACCCGCTCAACCGCTTCAAGGAGCCGCATCTGGCGCTGGACCTGAAGCCGCGCAGCGGTCCCATTGCCATCATGATCGAGTACATCATCCGCCATGAGGACGAGGCGGAGTTCCTAGCCACCATGGCCGAACGCGGCCGCATCCGCCGCCGCGACGGTGCCCGCAACTGGACGCTGGCGCGCGATCTCGAAAATCCGACGATATGGATCGAGCACTACCACACCCCGACCTGGCTCGAATATGTCAGGCACAACGGCCGCATCACCCATGCGGACGCCATGGTCGGCGAACGCTTGCGGGCTCTGCACAGTGGCGACGAGCCACCGCGCGTACGCCGCGTCATCGAGCGTCCGACCACCGCCGGCACGGCGCTGGTGATGGCCAAGGGGCCGATCGAGCACTGA
- the flbT gene encoding flagellar biosynthesis repressor FlbT, whose translation MTNTLKISLKPNEKIYINGAVIRVDRKVTIELMNDVQFLLESHVIQADQASTPLRQLYFIVQVMLINPAGAGEAREMFRRSLPLLIASFEDADICSALKQIDRMVGEDHIYEALKAIRSLYPLERRALGGNDDVPGAPRPLAVGARY comes from the coding sequence ATGACCAACACGCTGAAGATATCGCTGAAGCCCAACGAGAAGATCTACATCAATGGTGCCGTCATCCGTGTCGACCGCAAGGTCACCATTGAACTGATGAACGACGTGCAATTCCTGCTCGAAAGCCATGTGATCCAGGCCGACCAGGCATCGACGCCGCTCAGGCAGCTGTATTTCATCGTTCAGGTCATGCTGATCAACCCGGCTGGTGCTGGCGAGGCGCGCGAGATGTTCCGCCGCTCATTGCCGCTGCTCATCGCGAGTTTCGAGGACGCCGACATCTGCAGCGCCCTGAAGCAGATCGACCGCATGGTCGGCGAGGATCATATCTACGAGGCTTTGAAGGCGATCCGTTCGCTTTATCCTCTCGAACGCCGCGCGCTTGGCGGCAATGACGATGTTCCGGGCGCACCGCGCCCGCTGGCCGTGGGAGCACGCTACTGA
- a CDS encoding NAD(P)/FAD-dependent oxidoreductase — MQAKRNGDISFWYADLGGVPTPRPPLPGDIEADVAIVGAGYTGLWTAYYLKKARPSLRVVLIEREFAGFGASGRNGGWLSGGFSWSREKYLKTSTRQGVSAMQAAMAGCVDEVIRVASAEGIDADIRRVDNLTVATNPAQLERAREECETIRAWDVDPGRVEMLDQAATRARINVRNVMGGFVVHGQARVQPAKLVRGLAAAVERLGVPIYEQTTVTSIAKGIVTTDRGTVRAETVIRATEGFTAGIPGEERTWLALNSAQIVTEPLSEALWRQIGWEGHELLGNAAHAYCYAQRTREGRITMGGRGVPYRYGSRTDINGRTQQATIDQLHQILTTLLPQTANCRIEHAWCGVLGVPRDWCTTVGLDPATRIGWAGGYVGLGVSSSNLSGRTLADLILGQQTELTKLPWVNRKVRPWEPEPFRWLGVHSMYQLYRIADGREAAGLAHTSRLAALADSITGH, encoded by the coding sequence ATGCAAGCCAAACGCAACGGCGACATATCATTCTGGTATGCGGATCTGGGCGGGGTTCCCACGCCCCGGCCGCCCTTGCCCGGCGATATCGAGGCCGATGTCGCGATCGTCGGCGCCGGCTATACCGGGCTGTGGACCGCCTATTATTTGAAGAAGGCCAGGCCGTCGCTGCGCGTCGTGCTGATCGAGCGCGAGTTTGCCGGTTTCGGCGCTTCGGGCCGCAATGGCGGCTGGCTGTCGGGTGGCTTCTCCTGGTCGCGCGAAAAGTATCTCAAGACCTCGACCCGGCAAGGGGTAAGCGCCATGCAGGCGGCCATGGCGGGTTGCGTCGACGAGGTGATCCGGGTGGCGAGCGCGGAAGGTATCGATGCCGATATCCGCCGCGTCGACAATCTGACGGTGGCCACCAACCCGGCGCAGCTCGAACGCGCGCGCGAGGAATGCGAAACGATCCGCGCCTGGGACGTCGATCCGGGCCGCGTCGAGATGCTGGATCAAGCGGCGACGCGGGCGCGCATCAATGTGCGCAATGTCATGGGCGGTTTCGTGGTCCATGGCCAGGCGCGGGTGCAGCCGGCCAAGCTGGTGCGCGGGCTTGCCGCCGCCGTCGAGCGGCTGGGCGTGCCGATCTACGAACAGACGACGGTGACGTCCATCGCCAAGGGCATCGTGACGACCGACCGCGGCACGGTGCGGGCGGAGACCGTCATCCGCGCGACGGAGGGTTTTACCGCAGGCATTCCCGGCGAGGAGCGGACCTGGCTGGCGCTCAACAGCGCGCAGATCGTGACCGAGCCGCTGTCCGAGGCGCTTTGGCGCCAGATCGGCTGGGAAGGCCACGAGCTTCTCGGCAACGCCGCCCACGCCTATTGCTATGCCCAGCGTACGCGCGAGGGGCGCATCACCATGGGCGGGCGCGGCGTGCCCTATCGCTACGGCTCGCGCACCGACATCAATGGGCGGACGCAGCAGGCCACGATCGACCAGTTGCATCAGATCCTGACGACGCTGCTGCCGCAGACGGCGAACTGCCGCATCGAGCACGCCTGGTGCGGCGTGCTCGGCGTGCCGCGCGACTGGTGCACGACCGTTGGCCTCGATCCCGCCACCCGTATCGGCTGGGCCGGCGGCTATGTCGGGCTTGGCGTGTCGAGCTCCAATCTTTCGGGGCGCACGCTGGCCGACCTGATCCTTGGCCAGCAGACGGAGCTGACGAAGCTGCCCTGGGTCAACCGCAAGGTCAGGCCATGGGAGCCGGAGCCGTTTCGCTGGCTCGGCGTGCATTCGATGTACCAGCTTTATCGCATCGCTGACGGGCGCGAAGCCGCCGGGCTTGCGCATACGTCGAGACTGGCCGCGCTCGCCGACAGCATTACCGGTCACTGA
- a CDS encoding ABC transporter ATP-binding protein: MKPEQESKGAAIDLESISKAYGGFKALDGVSLRIEPGEFMTLLGPSGSGKTTTLNVVAGFTDVTSGKLLVGGKNVVGVPAHKRNIGVVFQHYALFPHMSVGRNVAYPLTLRGVEPAARKARVARALDMVKMGDFAHRYPSELSGGQQQRVALARAIVFDPPLLLMDEPLGALDKKLREWLQLEIKRIHRELGTTFVYVTHDQEEALVLSDRIAVFNRGRIEQVGTGRELYDEPTTLFVGRFIGDSTVLRGEARSDGASTALRIAGETVTVPRRMAGEARPVMLLRPEKLAIRRPGQIAAGTNNRLPGTIAEAIYLGSGSKYEVRLADGTTAIVRSPLTGESFGLGEKVELCFDGADAKILADDSTADATLT, encoded by the coding sequence ATGAAGCCGGAACAGGAGAGCAAGGGCGCGGCGATCGATCTCGAATCGATCAGCAAGGCCTATGGCGGCTTCAAGGCGCTGGATGGCGTTTCGCTGCGGATCGAGCCCGGCGAGTTCATGACGCTGCTTGGCCCGAGCGGCTCCGGCAAGACCACGACGCTGAACGTCGTGGCCGGCTTTACCGACGTGACCAGCGGCAAGCTGCTGGTCGGCGGCAAGAACGTGGTCGGCGTCCCGGCGCACAAGCGAAATATCGGCGTTGTCTTCCAGCACTACGCGCTTTTCCCGCATATGAGCGTCGGCCGCAACGTCGCCTATCCGCTGACGCTGCGTGGCGTCGAACCCGCAGCGCGAAAAGCACGCGTGGCAAGAGCGCTGGACATGGTCAAGATGGGCGACTTCGCGCATCGCTATCCCAGCGAGCTGTCGGGTGGCCAGCAGCAGCGCGTCGCGCTGGCCCGTGCCATCGTCTTCGATCCGCCGCTGCTTTTGATGGACGAGCCGCTCGGCGCGCTCGACAAGAAGCTGCGCGAATGGCTGCAGCTCGAGATCAAGCGCATCCATCGTGAGCTCGGCACCACATTCGTCTACGTGACGCACGACCAGGAAGAGGCGCTGGTCCTGTCGGACCGCATCGCCGTCTTCAACCGCGGGCGGATCGAGCAAGTCGGCACCGGCCGCGAACTCTACGATGAACCGACGACGCTGTTCGTCGGCCGCTTCATCGGCGATTCCACGGTGCTGCGCGGAGAGGCGCGAAGCGATGGCGCCAGCACTGCGTTGCGCATCGCCGGCGAGACGGTGACTGTGCCGCGGCGGATGGCGGGTGAAGCCCGTCCGGTCATGCTGCTGCGCCCCGAAAAGCTTGCCATCCGCCGGCCCGGCCAGATCGCGGCGGGCACCAACAACCGGCTGCCGGGGACGATCGCGGAAGCCATCTATCTCGGCTCGGGATCGAAATATGAAGTCAGGCTCGCCGACGGCACCACGGCGATCGTGCGCTCGCCGCTGACCGGCGAGAGTTTTGGCCTGGGCGAGAAGGTGGAGCTTTGCTTCGACGGTGCCGATGCCAAGATTCTGGCCGATGACAGCACGGCCGACGCGACGCTGACCTGA
- a CDS encoding cupin domain-containing protein, with protein sequence MEPNLIDLSTFHDLAKADIGAFSPKPTSIEGDQVEAARSLFQSPDGTVDIGIWECTPGRFTADRSDSSEICHIISGRVEVSRADGEVRELGPGDLLVLPRGWKGEWRIRETTRKLYMIQSAG encoded by the coding sequence ATGGAGCCCAATTTGATCGATCTTTCGACCTTCCACGATCTCGCCAAGGCCGACATCGGCGCGTTCTCACCCAAGCCCACATCCATCGAGGGAGATCAGGTCGAAGCCGCGCGCTCACTTTTCCAGTCACCGGACGGCACCGTCGATATCGGTATCTGGGAGTGCACGCCCGGCCGCTTCACCGCCGACCGGTCGGATTCGTCCGAAATTTGCCACATCATTTCCGGACGGGTGGAGGTGAGCCGCGCCGACGGCGAGGTGCGTGAGTTGGGGCCGGGCGACCTTCTCGTGCTGCCGCGGGGATGGAAGGGCGAATGGCGGATCCGGGAGACCACGCGCAAGCTCTATATGATCCAGTCGGCGGGGTGA